ACGGAAGAATTCAGACAGTATGCGGTGAATAGTTTGCAGGTCTCTATTATTGCGGCTCTCATCGCGATACTGGTAGCATTGGTGGTCAATTTCTCACATCGACTCAATGGTAACCGTTTGAGTGTGACATTTATGCGTTTGGCCTCTCTAGGTTATGCGGTGCCAGGTACTGTGTTAGCGATTGGTGTCATGGCTCCAGTGCTTACGATGGACCACTGGATAAACGATATCGCCAAACAGATGGAATGGGGAAGACCCGGCTTGGTTCTTTCTGGTTCAATGTTTGCCATGATATTTGCTATGGTGGTGCGATTTTCTGCTGTTGCGATTGGTAGCGTGGAAAGTAGCTTAAACAAAATATCCCCGTCTATGGATATGGCCAGTAGAACAATGGGGTGCAATCAGAATCAGATGTTAAAACGCGTTCATTTGCCTTTGGTTAGACGCGGTGTTTTGGTCGCAGGCTTGTTGGTATTTATTGAATCAATGAAAGAGCTCAATGCTGCTCTGTTGTTAAGACCATTTAACTTCGAAACCTTAGCGACGTATGTTTACAATTTTGTCTCAGATGAACACCTAGAGTTGGGCGCACTACCTGCCGTCTTGTTAATACTGGTAGGTTTAATCCCTCTTATCGTTATCAATCGATCTTTAGAACAGGCACATTAATGAGTAGTACCTTATCCATCAACAATTTGACCTGCCAGTACGAGAATGAAAACGTTCTGGAATCACTCTCCCTTGAGGTTGAGCAGGGCGAAATAGTCTGCCTGCTTGGTGCGAGCGGTTGCGGAAAAACAACACTATTAAAGGCAATTGCGGGGCTGCTTCCGTTAACGAGCGGTACCATGAGTCTGAATGACCAATTGTTGGATGATGGCGAAAGTTGGTTGCCACCTGAACAGCGCCATATTGGTATGATCTTTCAAGATTACGCCCTTTTTCCGCATCTGACTGTTGCAGAAAATATCGCATTCGGGCTACGAGAAGTCTCCACCGCAGAGAAGCTGAAGATAGTCGACGAAATGTTGGCGCTGATACATCTTCCCGGTTATCAAAATCGATATCCTCATCAGTTATCCGGCGGTCAGCAGCAGCGTATTGCGATTGCCCGCTCCCTTTCATATAAGCCAAACCTACTTTTGCTAGATGAACCTTTTTCCAATATCGATACTCAAGTACGGCACGATCTAATATTGCAGATTCGCAAAATTTTTAAGCAGCAGGGTGTAACGGCAATCTTCGTGACTCATAGCCGTGAAGAGGCATTTGCCTTCGCGGATAAGATGGCGGTTATGAACAATGGTGTTATTGAACAATTTGGTGAAGCTTCCGATCTTTACCATCAACCGTCGAGTAAATTTGTTGCCAATTTCCTTGGTGGTGGCAGTTATTTAGCGGCAAAAAAAATCAGCGAAACAAAATTTGAGACGGTGTTTGGTGTCATTACTGCTCAATCAAAAGGGAATATAGCAAATGGTGACGACTGCCTATTGCTAATACGACCGCAGTACGTGCAAGTGTCTCAGAATGTAGCAGGGGTCGCTAAGGTTGTGGAACAGTTATTTATGGGGGATCAATGTCGCTATGTTATCGAGATAGATGATACTAAACTCGTTGCGACAGCCGCGTCGGCAATATCGGTTGGTGATACCGTCAGTATTGCATTAGAAGAGCAATCTATATTGGCATTCTTATAAGTCATTATACCTGGATCCTCTGACGATTTTAAGTTCGTGCTTCGAGGTCATACTTAATCTACTGCTATGTAATAAATCTTTGACATTACAATTAGATAGAATGTAATGTGGTTTCATATTTCTGAGATTGAATAATGTATGTTTGCTAGGGGACGATAATGATCTATACGAATATTGAAACGGTACCAGGAAAAGAAATTGTTGAGCATTTTGGTATTGTTCAAGGGAGTACTGTTCGGGCGAAACACGTTGGTAGAGATTTTATGGCGGGCCTTAAGAATCTCATTGGTGGTGAACTTAAAGGTTACACAGAATTACTACAAGACTCCCGTGAAGAGGCGATGAATCGAATGGGAGATCAAGCGGAGTTAATGGGTGCGAATGCCATCGTCAACATTCGTTTTGCAACATCATCTGTTGCTCAAGGCGCAGCCGAACTTTTCGTCTACGGTACCGCAGTTAAAGTGGTATAGGTGATCGTATGGAACTGATACTGCAGAATCTAAATATTGTTATCTTCCTCATTTTGGTTTGTGTGGGTTACGGAGCTGGTTCGTATTTTGAGCGGGCTCATTATGCATCAATCGAAAAACGAGAGCGTGAACTCATCCATATTCCTGTTATTACCACTAAGTGGGAGCCTAAAGATGCTTCCAGCCAACGAACAGAACTTGTTACGGGTAATGTGGTTATTTCCATCGATTATTTTAAGCGACTGTTGGCTACGTTGAGAAACATATTTGGTGGAAATGTAACCTCGTATGAATCACTTGTAGATAGAGCGCGTAGAGAAGCAATACTTAGAATGAAAGAAGAGGCACTGGCTAAAGGCGCGAATATGGTGGTTAATCTACGTTTAGAAACCGCCGCGATTGGTAATAGTGCTAATCAAAAAAGGCAGGTAGGTAGTGTTGAAGTTGTCGCTTACGGGACAGCGTACATTAACTCCAATCAGTAGCAAATTGCGATGATTAAATATACGCCGAAAGTTCTTTCAGAAAACCCCAATGTAACCAAAAAGCATCCATTGATAGAGCTTTTCTGGTTAGTGGGGGGACTGATATTTTTGACAGGCGTAATATTTATTTCTCTTGGTATGATGACTGACTGGGCAGTATCAAAAACATCACCAGAAATAGAAGCCGTATTTTCCGACAGTATTGTCGAAAACTTTGATGCCGTGCCTAATGCAGAATTGAGTTTACGACTTAATCGAATGATAGAAAAACTCCCTAGCGACTCGATCTTAAAGCAGTATGATTTTCAGGTTTATCTCGGAGATGATGATCAGGTTAATGCCATGGCGTTGCCGGGCGGAAATATTATTGTCTATTCAGGTTTGCTTAGTGTCATTGAATCAGAGAATGAACTCGACATGGTACTTAGCCATGAGCTCGGACACTTTGATTCTCGTGACCATTTACGAGGACTCGGCCGAGGTTTAGGTATTGCGGTTATCTCTACGTTTTTATTGGGCGTGGATAGTGACGTAAACGAATTGATTTCAAATACAGCAATGAGCTTTCAAGCCCAGTACTCTCAAGACCAAGAAGAAGTGGCGGATCTATTCGCGCTTGATCTACTCGTTCGAACTTATGGACATGCAGGTGGTGCCACCGACTTTTTTGAGAGAATTTCAGACCAATCAGAACAAGATTATAATTTTCTTTCTACTCACCCAAACCCTACCTCTAGAGTAGAGAAACTGAACCGCCGAATTGAGCAACATAATTACCCAATAGATGAGGTTAAACCGTATATATTGGGTACGACTCAGTAACTCATAGGCTATTTATGCAACGACTCTTTCCATGGGTCGCGAAAGTGAATACCTTGCTGCTGCAATATTGGAAGGTGTCCTTTAAGTCGTGAGAGAAAACCTTTCCATATTCTATTATTTGTTTGAGACCAAGCGGTTTCCGCAACAGCTAATAGCCTTGGATAGAGCATATAGTCGAGCTGTTTTTCCGTAGGTATCAATTCGCACCAAAGCGCACATTGAATACCTAAAACTTTCTCTCTGATGGGGGCGTTTTTGGCCAGATCTGCTAATGGTTGGTAGCAGTAAACTTTTTCAAGTGGTAGCACGTTTGCCCAGTGTACGCCGCTCTCTTCAGGGTTAAAATCTTGTGCCATATCTAAGTAGGTATATTGACCGGGTTGCAGTACCACATCAAAACCTTGTGTTGCGCATTTAATGGCTGCGGCTTCATTTTGCCAAGCATAGATAACGGTTTCATTACTCACTTTATTGCCGTGTTGGGCCTCTTCCCAGCCAAGCATTCTCCTGCCTATATTTTGCAGCCGTTTTTCTACATGGCGTAATAAATGCCCCTGTAACTGCGGGTATTCTGTGTAACCTTCTTGATTTAATAATCGCTGGCAAGCAGGGCTATTTTCCCAGACGCCACTCGGTACTTCGTCAGCACCAATATGTATATATTTAGATGGGAATAACTCACATATTTCGTCGATAACAGTATCAATAAAGTTGTAGGTACCTTGTATACCGGGGTTGAGTACATTGTCGGTATAATGTTGAATACTGCGATATTCTGATTTGTCTTCGTCTTCTATCAAAAGGTGAGGTAGCGACAAAATAGCGGCTCGGCAGTGACCGGGAATATCGATTTCGGGTATAACGTTTATCCCCCTTCTATTCGCATACTCAACAACATCTCGAATCTGTTCTTTCGTATAAAAACCACCATAGCATTCAGACGCAAACGAAAATTGAGGGTGGATAGTTTTATCCGGTCCGCGCCATGCGCCTACCTGAGTAAGCTCAGGAAAAGCGTCGATCTCAATTCTCCAACCTTCATCGTCAGTTAAGTGCCAATGAAATGTATTGAACTTGTAGTAGGCCAGTTGGTTAATTATTTGCTTAATTTTATCGATAGAGTGGAGGTGTCTAGCGCAATCTAACATCATTCCTCGATAACGATAATTTGGTTTATCACTGATCTCTAGGCAGGGAAGAGTATTGAGCCCATTCGACTGTTGCAACAATTGTAATAAACTCGCTTCGGCATAAATAAAACCATTGTGCGTACTAGATTCAATAGTAATTTTATTTGGGCTAATAGTGAGATGATAAGCTTCATCTTCTAAGTATTTGTTTGTTTTCAATAAAATATTGGCAGATGCAAGGCTACTTAATTCTGCCTTGATGCCTGTTCTGGACAATAACTCCTGATTGAACCAAGTTACGGCATCGAAAGAGAGTTCAGTAGAGGCAATGGCAAGCGAGTGAAAAGTAAAAGTGTCATCTAGTCTTGTTAATTGTGTCGGTATTGGAATCAAAGATAATTCAGCGACGTTAACTTGAGCGACTTCTGTTTTCTTTATGTGAGCACAAATCAAAGATAAGTTAGAAACGTCGACAGCAAACCTTTGTTTTACATTGGCAATCTTGTCAGAATGTGGACTGTTTTGTTGCAAAAAAGCGTCAAATAACCCATCCGAATAAAAACGCAAAGGTGGGGTTTCAATGGTAAATTCTAGAGAATATGGGCCGTTTTTTGCTAACATTTCGCCATTATCAGGGGTAAAAACACAATAGCTGCCAATCTGTTTAATATGTCCATTTGAGACAGATTTAGGTTGAATATAACGGTCAAACGTAAAATGCAGAGTCCAATTATTCACACTGTGGTTGTCTACATTATGCAATGTTAATGCGAGTGTGCTTTGGTTGTCACGTTCGGTAAGTACGGTAGTATCAAGTTTATAGGTCATCTTCAAGCCTTACTGTCTTCAACAGTATATAGGTTATGTACTGGTTTTCCCGCGAACATAATGGCACCTTCAATGGCATCAAATTGCGGTTTTACAATCCATTGTTGAACGGGAGGGGATAGCCAATTTTCTATTCGTTGGGCAATGCCACCCATTAGGGCGATTTTGTTCGCCCCTTTTCGGTTCAGAGCTATTAAATACATTTCAATGTCGTTGGCCGTCTTTTTCAACAGGGCCACTGCCAATTCGTCACCCTTATCGGCTAGTTCAAAAATTAGTGGTGCAAACTGGGCGTAATCTTTGGGTTTCGCTGTTTTAGACCAAGTGACAATGTTGTCGACATCTTGTTCGAAATAATGGAAAACATGTTGTGAAAGTTCTGTATGAGGGTGAATTTCATCATAAGCGAGCAGTGTCTGTTGTATAAGGTCTAAGCCCATCATTGCGCCGCTGCCTAGATCAGAAATAGGGAATTCGCGTCCACCGACGACATGTTGTTTATGATTTTTTAAGTAGATCCCACACGAACCGGTGCCTGATATCATAATAGCGCCATTTTTACCTGCGTGAGCACCAATACATGCGCCATAAGCATCGGTGTTTAATGTAACGCTGGCGAATGGGTGTGGGATGGACATTAACTCATTCCATGCGGAACGTTGTTCAGCACCTGCTAGCGCTAATCCAACATGCATATTTTTATAATCATTTTCAGTCAGATTACCTTGTTTTGCCGCGTTGGATATTGCCGTATGTATTGAGTTCATGGCCAGTTGAGTACCAAGAAGAATATTAGCGCTTCCACTGCTTGCTTCGCCAATTAGAGTGCCCAATTCATCACGAATCCTTGCTCGACAAGACGTTCCTCCACCATCAATACCAACATAATATAATGTCACAGCTCGTCTCCTTTTTTAGCGATTGGCTCTTCTTCGCCATGTTGATAGGATGTTTGGGCCATGATAGCAAGCAAGTACCACGCACCATGCGGGATCCATTGCTCTCCCCAACGCCAGTTTTGCACCATGTCATCTTTTTGATTTTTTGGATTGAAAGCGATGTCGTTTTCATCTTCAAAGCCAGAGGTTATGCCATTGCAAATCCCGCCCTTGGCATTAAAGAAACCTAGTTTAGGCAAATAGTTAGGGTTATTTCGGCCGTGACCATCTAGCATGCAGATATCAAATGGGTTGAGACCTAAAATCCAGTTCATGCAGTTGTGTGCGTATTGGTTGAGTTTCAGCTTCAAAGTAACGTCGTCAATATAGGGCAAAGAGAGAAAGGTCGCGACAGCTAAAGAGGCAATGCGAGCATTTTCTCCTTGCCACCAGTAGCCAGATTCATTGTTATGTGGAATAAAGAAATTATCCTGTTTTGCGCCATCTAGCGCCTTAACATATTGGCGAGGGTAGCCGAAAGGGTTAGACACTTTTTGGGTTATAGTGAGCTCAAAGATCATGGCAAACCCGACTGTTGATTTTATTGATTTTTTTACATTATCTTCGGGTTCAATCGATAAGTATTCACATAAGGCAATGACTGGTAAACCGGCTTCGCTAGCATGAAAATATGGACGAGTGCCATCATTGTTGGCAGACCAATAATGGTTAATATTGCTATCCGAGTGCTGCCTTTTGCTTAGGCGTATAGCCCAATCTCTAGCTTCGCTGAGATAAAAGGGTGTTTTGGTTGCGCGGTATAATTCGCTACAGGCGAGTAGAGCGCAATATTCATCAATAATGTTTTCTTCGCCGTTGTCTAGATATTGCTTATTATTATCGCGTAAATGTAGATAGCCTTTCTCTGCACTAGCTAAGTATTCGGATTGGTTGTACTCGCCATGAGTCTCTATACGTGACGCCGCCGCAAGAGCAGCAATCGCAACACCACCACCTTGACGAAACCCAGCTTGGAAATCATCGGATTTAATGCCATCTTGCGATGTGTAGGCACAGATTTCTCTTTGAGCTATGTCTTTGCTCCACTTATCAAATACGGTGGTATAGAAAAAACCTTGTTCATCCTGCATACGGACAAGAAAATCAGCGCCAAATAGAGCTTCTTCTATTAGTCGAGTGCGTGAAAAATCAGCGAACAGTGCACTATCTTTGAGCGACGTAGAGTATAAAGAAGTACTGTCTAAAAGGGATAGCCCTTTTAACATGTTCCAGACAACCATTGGTGTCTGCTGAGGGTTCAGGTAGTTAGCATAAGAGAGATGACTTAAATATTTGCTCACATCCCCAGAGGCATCGTACCAACCGCCGCTAACATTTGCAGTTTTGTCACTGTTGAGTAGAGGGGCTTGCTTATCTTGCTCGTCAAAGATACCACCGCAGCGTTGTGACTTGAAATAATGCAGCAGATCTGAAAAGGTACGCTGCATCAGAATGCCTTCACCTAGCTCAAATGTTGATGAGCAGAGATCTCCCGCTTTTAGATAAAACTGCCCAGAGCGAGTAAATATACTAAAATCAACTTTTAAGTAACGACCAGTATGCCAATTTGCTACCGTATAGTGATGAGTTACTAGATATGAAGCCAACTTTTTATCTGTTATCGCGCAATGCAGCTCAATGGTTTTTAGGCTAAATGAGCTGCTTTGAGTGCTGATCAGCGCCTGTTTAGGGCCGTAGACTTCATAACCTATGTGATTGACTAAAATTTTCATATACCTCTCCGGGTAATAAAATTAATACAGATAACAGCGAACAAAATGATTGTTTGATAGCTGGGTGATCTCAGGCAGCTGTTCTGAGCATCTAGCCATCGCGTGCGTGCAACGACCAGCGAATGGACAACCGGTAGAGCTAGGGGTCCATAGCGGTATTTCACCTTTATTGCCTTGCAGAGTTTCGTGAATAGATTTCTTAGGATCTGGCACGGCCGAAATGAGTAATTGCGTGTAAGGGTGTTGAGGATCATGAATGATCTCTTCGGTATCTCCCCATTCTACCATATGACCGACATACATAACGGCAAGGTCCTCTGCAATATAGCGAGCGGTGGCGATGTCATGAGTGATATAGAGTAGAGACATCTGTTTCTCAAATTTCATCTCTTCCATTAGATTAAGAACGCCTGCTCGTATGGATACATCCAACATGGAAGTGGGTTCGTCAGCCAATACCACTTCGGCTCCAACGGCGATATTTCGGGCTAAATTGACGCGCTGGCGCTGGCCACCAGAAAGCTGATGAGGGAATTTTTCCGCTGTCTCCTTTGCTGGCGTAAGACCGACCTGTAGTAGCAGTTCGTAAACGCGTTCTTGTAGCTCTTTTTTATTCCCTGAACGTACTTTTTTATGGATCAATAAAGGGCGCGCAATATGATGAAAAATATTGTGTGTTGGGTTTAAGGAACCAAAGGGGTCTTGCCAGACCATTTGAACACCTTCACGGTAACGTTTAAGGTCCGCTCTTTTTTTTATGTTTTGTATATTCGTTCCTTTATAAATGATTTCACCACTAGTCGGCGCATACATTTTGGCTATCATTTTTGCTGTGGTAGATTTTCCAGACCCAGATTCGCCAACCACAGCAAGGCCTCTGCTTTTGTACATCTTGAAGGATACGTCGTTGATCGCTCGCATCATTGGTTGTTTTAGGGCGTTACTATTGATTGGAAAATCTTTAACAAGGTTGTTTCCTTCGACCAGCAATTGACCAAAATTATTATTCATTATTCTCTCCCGAAATAAGTGGCTGACGGCTTAATACGTTTCACTTTCTAAGCATCTGCAATAGCAATTGGTTCACCGTAAAGATGACAGTTTGAAAAACGACCATGTTCAATTTGACGCAACAATGTTGGTGTCGTGGTACAAGCGTGATGAACATGATTGCAGCGAGCTTGAAAGCGGCAACCTTGAGGTATTTCCAACAGATTTAATGGACTTCCCACAATGCCAGTAAGCTTAGTTTTTGGGCCAGTTAATGAAGGGAAAGAACTACCTAACCCTTCTGTATACGGATGATAAGGTGATTGTAAAATTTCCTTAGAAGGGGCAACTTCTATCAGTTCACCAGAGTACATAATGCCAATACGATCTGAGAATTCGACCATAAGGGAGATATCATGAGTGATAAACAGTATAGAGAAACCAAATTCCTCTTTAAGGGCGTGAATTTTTTGAAGAATTTCTCGTTGAACAACCACATCTAAAGCGGTGGTGGGTTCATCCATTATGATCATCTTTGGATTAAGGGCGAGGGCAATGGCGATAACCAAGCGTTGACGCATACCACCAGAAAATTGATGGGGATAGTCGTTTAAGCGGCTGGGATGGATATCGACAATCTCAAGTAATTGTACAGCCCGTTTTTTGGCTTGATCTCTCGTCATGCTAGTGTGGCGCATGATCACGTCGCAGAACTGATCTTGTACGGTTATTACTGGGTTTAGCGCATTCATTGCACTTTGAAATACCATTGACATCTCTTTCCAGCGAAATGAGTTCATCTTGTTGTCATTGTATTTGAGGATGTCTTCGCCATTAAAAATGACTTCTCCACCAGAGATAAACGCGGGCGGCTTATGTAGGCGCATTAGGGAGAATGCGATAGTGGATTTTCCGCAGCCAGATTCACCCGCTAAACCAAATACTTCACCTTCGCCAATGTCGAAGCTGACATCGTTGCAAGCGCGAACATCACCAGCATCAGTAATGTAATCAACACAGAGATTACGGATAGAAATTAGTGGTTCGTTCATGGTTGTTTATCTCCACTGACAAAGGAATGGTGTGGTGCGTTATCGCTAGTACGTTTTTGTTCTTCTTGTCTGGTCAGTTTTTTCCAACGTTTCATTCCTTTATGAGAGCGAAGTTGAGGGTTGGCAATTTCATCAACGGCGAAATTAAGTAGAGCTAAACCAGTTACAAGCAGTGTAAGGGCAAAACAAGGTGCGAGAAGTTCCCACCAAGCGCCAATTAACATAGACGATGATGTTTGAACGTTATAAAGCATGATGCCCCAACTAATGGTATTTGGGTCGCCAAGCCCTAAGAAGGAGATAGTCGCCTCCATCATAATGGCGTACATGACTGAACCGATGAAGCTAGCACCTACAATAGAAATCAGATTTGGCAGTATTTCAACGAAGATAATTCTCCACGATGACTCGCCCAGAATTTCAGCGGCTTTCACAAACTCTTTTTCTCGAATAGCCATAGTTTGGGCGCGCACTACTCTTGCTCCCCAAGCCCAGGAAGTGCAACCGATAATGAGTGCAATCGTAAGAGGCCCCGCTTCACCGATGAAAGCCGCCACAACAAACAGTAACGGATATTGAGGGATGACTAACATGATGTTCATTGCTGCGGTGAGAAAATCATCTACTTTTCCACCAAAGTATCCAGCCGATACACCAATGATAGTGGCAAAGAAACAGACCGTAATACCCGCACCAAACCCTACCGCTAATGAAACTCTTGCACCGTAAACGACTTGAGACCAGATATCACGTCCCATGCGGGATGTGCCCAAGGTATGATCTTCTTTCTTAGACATATGCATAGTGCGACGATCGTTAGCTAAGTTTTCCGCTATCCAGCCATCGGGGTTGGCTTTTGCCATTTTTACAATAAACGAAGGGTATTCGTGTGGATTACCGGTTCTTTTATCGGGGGCATGCTGTGTGATAAGTGGGGCTGCCAAAGCAACAAAAAGAAAGGTGCTTAATATCACGACACCGACCATAGCAACCGTATTGCCTCGAATAAGTTTTAAGATATCTTTCATGATTAATTTCCTCCCTTACGTAAGCGAGGATCCAGCACAACATAGAGCATGTCAGCGATGAGGTTAAAGAAGAGCATAAAAAGGGTCATAATAAGCAGTTGACCTTGAAGTACTTGATAATCGCGAGAGGTTATGGCGTTAAATAAAACCGAACCTAATCCCGGATAGTTAAAGATAATCTCAATGATCAGTTGACCACCGATAGCCATACCTAGCGACATAGAAAGCGCAGTGACACTTGGAAGCAAAGCGTTACGAGCCGCGTAATTAAATACCACACGGTTTTCGCTTAAACCTTTGCCTTTTGCCATTGTGATGTAATCTTCGCCAAGCAGGTTAATCATATTGTTACGCATGTTGACTAAGAATCCGCCAATCTGAACAATTGAAGCGCAAAATAAAGGTAATACAGCGTGGTAAGCAACGTCTTTTATAAACGCCCAGCTTGTCCAGTCCGGCATTGTGCCCGCGGTATAAGCGTAACCAGTAGGGAACCATTTTAGTCCGATTGCAAAAGTAAACATGACTAACATGGCAATGACTACCTGTGGAACAGCTTGAATAACCAGCATTCCGGGTGTGACAATGGTGTCGTATGTGCTTCCGCGTCGCCATGCAGCGAAAATACCGAGAACAGAACCAATCGAGAAAGAAAGAGCAACGGCGCTACCTGCTAGAAACAGTGACCACCCGAATGCACTACCGAGTAGCTCGTTAACGCTCAACGGGTAAAATTTGATAGAAGTACCTAGCTCCCAGCTAAAGATACTTTTCATATAGGTGAAATACTGCATCCATATAGGACCGTCAACAAAACCCAGTAGTTGTTTCATTGCCTCTATCCGCTCTGGTGTTACCTGAGTAGTGGCATTAGCGAACATCATAGTGACTGGGTCACCCGGCATTGCTCTAGGAATAATAAAATTGAGTGTGGCTGCAACCAAAAGTGCAATAAAATAGAATGACAATCGTCTTAAAAAATAACCCATAACTGACTACCTTAATGTCTAGATCCTTTATGTATCAATTTAGAAAGTATCTAGATGCCCAAATTTTGGGTGAGAAAACCCCTGACGAACAGCGTCATATCATGAACGACGAAAGAGGAAGTGAAGTACGGCGCACAAATAGTACGCCGTATATAGGGAGTTACTTAACGGGTTTTAGGTCCAATACGTGAAGTAAACGCTCAGGGATACCAGCCCAGATGTTTGGACGACCTTGAGGATTTTTTTCGTTCCACCAACCAGTAAATCGAGTGGTGTTGTATTGATACATATAGGCTCCAGACATCACAGGAATCGTCACTTGGTTTTCTGCGATGATTTTCTGAATACCATGAGCAATTTCTAACTGCTCTTCTTTTGCCGCCGTTTTATAGAAGCTATCTAACAGCTCATCAAGTTTGTCATTTTTAAAGTAGTGCATTGCAAAGCGAGGCATGCCATCACCTTCTTGCAGTGCAGAATTATAGGCGCTATTCCAATAAAGGAGTGGGTCGGCACCGTGGAAATAGTTGGTGTAAGCCACGTCATAGGTCGCTTCTAACATCGCTTGGTTATACACCGCAAACTCAGGTGTACGAGCGCGCGCTTTGATTCCTACTTCTTCTAGCTGTTCAACACCTAATTGGACGGTGTTGTTAAAATCTGTCCATCCATTTGGTGATTGAATTAATAGTTCGAATGGTTTTCCTGTTGGAGTTTCGACGTAACCATCGTTATCGATATCTTTGAATCCTGCTTTTGCAAGCAGAGCCTGTGCTCCTTCAGCGTTGTAGCTGTTGAAACCTTTATATTTATTATGTATCTCTTCATCTGACCAAGATTCAAAAGCATAGCCTAAGCCTGATGCAAAATCATTCACGGTACCGCCACCATAGAAAGCAATGTCGATAATTGTTTGACGGTCAATCGCCATTGAGAGTGCACGACGAAAATCCACATTATTGAGAGCTTCATGTTTAGCTGGATCTGGGTTGTTGTAGTTCACAACAAATGCTTGTGTACCTGATGGTGGATACCAGTAATGGTGTTTAGGGCTTGCAGCCGCATAAGTACGATCAATATCAGGAATGAAAGATGACGTCCAATCGAGTTCGGAATTAAGAATCTTACCTAATAGCTGATCATTATTCGCGACTTGTGGGACTCGTAGACAATCGACATCTAGGTTTTCGGCGTCCCAATAATTTGGGTTTTCGCACTGAATATAGAGTTGAGGAGTAAAGGTGTCTATTTCAGTAAACGGCCCCGTACCTACAGGATTCTCATTGGTAAATGTTGTTGGGTTTTCTACGTTTTTCCACACATGTTCAGGAACAATTGCAACAAGGGAAATTTCATAAGGAACATTAGAGTTGGGTTCCGCTAAAGAGAAAGTAACTTGATAATCCCC
This portion of the Vibrio sp. VB16 genome encodes:
- a CDS encoding glycoside hydrolase family 9 protein translates to MKILVNHIGYEVYGPKQALISTQSSSFSLKTIELHCAITDKKLASYLVTHHYTVANWHTGRYLKVDFSIFTRSGQFYLKAGDLCSSTFELGEGILMQRTFSDLLHYFKSQRCGGIFDEQDKQAPLLNSDKTANVSGGWYDASGDVSKYLSHLSYANYLNPQQTPMVVWNMLKGLSLLDSTSLYSTSLKDSALFADFSRTRLIEEALFGADFLVRMQDEQGFFYTTVFDKWSKDIAQREICAYTSQDGIKSDDFQAGFRQGGGVAIAALAAASRIETHGEYNQSEYLASAEKGYLHLRDNNKQYLDNGEENIIDEYCALLACSELYRATKTPFYLSEARDWAIRLSKRQHSDSNINHYWSANNDGTRPYFHASEAGLPVIALCEYLSIEPEDNVKKSIKSTVGFAMIFELTITQKVSNPFGYPRQYVKALDGAKQDNFFIPHNNESGYWWQGENARIASLAVATFLSLPYIDDVTLKLKLNQYAHNCMNWILGLNPFDICMLDGHGRNNPNYLPKLGFFNAKGGICNGITSGFEDENDIAFNPKNQKDDMVQNWRWGEQWIPHGAWYLLAIMAQTSYQHGEEEPIAKKGDEL
- a CDS encoding ABC transporter ATP-binding protein; this encodes MNNNFGQLLVEGNNLVKDFPINSNALKQPMMRAINDVSFKMYKSRGLAVVGESGSGKSTTAKMIAKMYAPTSGEIIYKGTNIQNIKKRADLKRYREGVQMVWQDPFGSLNPTHNIFHHIARPLLIHKKVRSGNKKELQERVYELLLQVGLTPAKETAEKFPHQLSGGQRQRVNLARNIAVGAEVVLADEPTSMLDVSIRAGVLNLMEEMKFEKQMSLLYITHDIATARYIAEDLAVMYVGHMVEWGDTEEIIHDPQHPYTQLLISAVPDPKKSIHETLQGNKGEIPLWTPSSTGCPFAGRCTHAMARCSEQLPEITQLSNNHFVRCYLY
- a CDS encoding ABC transporter ATP-binding protein: MNEPLISIRNLCVDYITDAGDVRACNDVSFDIGEGEVFGLAGESGCGKSTIAFSLMRLHKPPAFISGGEVIFNGEDILKYNDNKMNSFRWKEMSMVFQSAMNALNPVITVQDQFCDVIMRHTSMTRDQAKKRAVQLLEIVDIHPSRLNDYPHQFSGGMRQRLVIAIALALNPKMIIMDEPTTALDVVVQREILQKIHALKEEFGFSILFITHDISLMVEFSDRIGIMYSGELIEVAPSKEILQSPYHPYTEGLGSSFPSLTGPKTKLTGIVGSPLNLLEIPQGCRFQARCNHVHHACTTTPTLLRQIEHGRFSNCHLYGEPIAIADA
- a CDS encoding ABC transporter permease yields the protein MKDILKLIRGNTVAMVGVVILSTFLFVALAAPLITQHAPDKRTGNPHEYPSFIVKMAKANPDGWIAENLANDRRTMHMSKKEDHTLGTSRMGRDIWSQVVYGARVSLAVGFGAGITVCFFATIIGVSAGYFGGKVDDFLTAAMNIMLVIPQYPLLFVVAAFIGEAGPLTIALIIGCTSWAWGARVVRAQTMAIREKEFVKAAEILGESSWRIIFVEILPNLISIVGASFIGSVMYAIMMEATISFLGLGDPNTISWGIMLYNVQTSSSMLIGAWWELLAPCFALTLLVTGLALLNFAVDEIANPQLRSHKGMKRWKKLTRQEEQKRTSDNAPHHSFVSGDKQP
- a CDS encoding ABC transporter permease — protein: MGYFLRRLSFYFIALLVAATLNFIIPRAMPGDPVTMMFANATTQVTPERIEAMKQLLGFVDGPIWMQYFTYMKSIFSWELGTSIKFYPLSVNELLGSAFGWSLFLAGSAVALSFSIGSVLGIFAAWRRGSTYDTIVTPGMLVIQAVPQVVIAMLVMFTFAIGLKWFPTGYAYTAGTMPDWTSWAFIKDVAYHAVLPLFCASIVQIGGFLVNMRNNMINLLGEDYITMAKGKGLSENRVVFNYAARNALLPSVTALSMSLGMAIGGQLIIEIIFNYPGLGSVLFNAITSRDYQVLQGQLLIMTLFMLFFNLIADMLYVVLDPRLRKGGN